The window GGCGTGGCCGTTCTCGGGGTCGAAGAAGTGCAGGTGTTCGGTCTTGAACCCGATCTCGATCTGGGAACCGACCTTGGGCGGGTTGCCGGGCTCGGCCCGGGCGGTGAAGGTCTGCCCGCCGGTCTCGGCCTGGCGCTTGAGGTCCTCGAACGCTTCTTCGTCGTCGATCGCCTCACGCATGTCGTCGGACACGATCGGGGGCGAGTCGGTGCGGAAGTGGACCAGCATCTCCGCACCCAGCATCTCCACCAGCGTGACCTCCCGGCCCCGCCAGATCTGATCCGGCGCGACCTCGTCGGCCGGGGCGAAGTGCTCGGGCCGCAACCCGATCGCGACCTGCCCGCCATCGCGCTGGGCCGCCCCCGGATACTGCTCCAACGCCGCGTCCGGAACCCGCAGCCGGGTCTGGCCCCGATCCAGCTCGATGAACACCTTGCCGTCGTCCTTGACCAGCGTGGCCTGGGCGATGTTCATCGACGGTGAACCGATGAACCCGGCCACGAACAGGTTGTCGGGCCGGTCGTA of the Egicoccus sp. AB-alg2 genome contains:
- a CDS encoding TOBE domain-containing protein; the protein is YDRPDNLFVAGFIGSPSMNIAQATLVKDDGKVFIELDRGQTRLRVPDAALEQYPGAAQRDGGQVAIGLRPEHFAPADEVAPDQIWRGREVTLVEMLGAEMLVHFRTDSPPIVSDDMREAIDDEEAFEDLKRQAETGGQTFTARAEPGNPPKVGSQIEIGFKTEHLHFFDPENGHA